The following is a genomic window from Pseudomonas lurida.
GGGGTCAACGAAGTGCGCGCCGGGGATATGCCCTTCGGCGTAGCGGGCGGCACTGGTGAGGTCCACCAAAATCAGGTGGTCGGCATCAAGGCGGCCGACCAGGTCGCTGGATTCGATCACCAGCGGCAAGCCAGAGAAGTCAGGCATGTGAGGTCTCCTGGGCACAAATGTTGGTGATAAAAGAGGGCGATTGTAGCGCAAGCATCAGGCGCTGCGGTTGGTAAAGCTGTGCAGGGCTTTCTCGATGCATTGGGCCGTTTTGCCGAAGGCTTGCACGGTCGTTTCCGAGAACGGCCCGCCGCCCTGGTCCGCCACCATCAGCATCACCACCTTGCCATTGCAACTCAGGGAACGCAGTAGCAAGTGTTCGCCGGTGAACAGGCGGCGCAGGACCGGTGGCAGCAGCGCCGAGAACTGGGCGTGGTTGTCCGGCGTAAGGCGCACCTGGGCCGACTTCTCCAGCAGGCGCTGCAGCAATGTGCTGTTGACCACGTCCAGGCTCAGGTTGGCGGCGTCCTTCGGCAGGCCATCGACCTGGTGCACTCGCAAGGTGCTCAGCGCCCGATCGGCCATCAACAGCATGACCCGCTGCATGCCGCTGGCGACCAAGGCCTCCTTGGCGCAGGTGGTCAGGTGCATGGCGTTGGCAAAGCGGCTCGGCTCCACCAGCAGTTCGGTGCAGCGCTTGCGCCACACGGCCAGGGCCTCGGCGGTAGGCGGCGGCGCTGGCAGCAGGCCGCGATGAATTTTTTGTACGTGCCACGGCCAGATCAGCGACAGCGCCGGGTGCCAGAGGTCCGGCATCAGGGTGGTGCGGGCGCTGGTGACGGCTTGCTGGTGGGCCTGTTGCTGCACCTCGCCCAGAGGCTGTTGCAGGTACAGCGCCGTGAGGCGCTGCCAGCGTTCGGTGTGCGGGCAGGTCCAGGACTCCTGGGCCGACATCGCCAGGCCGTTGGCCAGCAATACGGTATTGGCTGGCTGGTTGAGCCAGCGGCGCAGGTTGGGTTCGGCGTCGAGCAATTGCTGGTGACGCAGTGGGTCGTCTTCGCGGCCGATATGCAGAGCCTTGACCAGCAGGCGCTGCTCGCTCAGCAGCAGCTTGTAGCCCTGGGATACCCAGATCGGCAGGTGCCAGGCCTCGGTCAGGCCAACGCAGAGGTCCAGCAGGCGTATGCCGAACAGTTCCTGTTCGACCTCGCGGGCTGATTGACCTTTGTGGATAACCCGCAGCTCCCATTCTTCCAGGAGCTTGGGGTAGGCAACCGCCATCGGCCACAGCGGCGACAGAAACAGCAGGCTGCCCCAGTGGATGTCCTGCCACAGGCGCGCCAGGCGGCTGCCGAACAAACCGTTGGCTTGCTGCGAAGCGTGCTGGCTGACGAGCAACAGTTGGCGCAACGCCACCGGTATTTCATTGGCCGGCACCGAAGGCAGGCGCGCCAGCAGTTCCTCGGCGCGCTTGAGGCCCAGGCGGTTGAGCGCCACTTCGAGGTTTTCCGCCGGTTCTGCCAGGCTGCCATGGGTGTGGCTGTTGGCCTCACGCATGACACTGAGCACGAGGGCCGGGCTGTTTTGCATCAGCTCGGCAATATCTCGCAACGAACTGCGGTTATCGCGGATGCCTTTGCACACACGGTCGTGGCTGGCCTGGGGGACAGGCAGCAGTACATCGTCCAGGCGCTTGATCCAAGCGGCGAGAGAGTTGGGTTTTGCAGTTGGGACTGTCGTTTCATTAGCCATGATTGGGGCGCGATCATCACTTGCGGTCTACACGCCCGGAGCGGGCCGAACTGGCTTTTCGCCTTAACGGCCTATAGTCTGGCGCAGTTTTGCCGATAAGTAGAACAAGAGTTTTCTGCTACACCCAATATGTCCATGAACCCGACGGCGCAAGTACTCATCTCCTATGGCTAAAATTATCGGCATCATCGTCGTCTTCGCAAGCGTGCTCGGCGGGTACGTCCTGTCCCATGGTAAAATCGCTGCGCTGATCCAGCCTTTCGAGGTGATGATTATCGGCGGTGCGGCACTGGGTGCATTCCTGCAAGCGAACCCCGGCTACATGACCATGCACGTGATCAAGAAGTCGTTGAGCATGTTCGGTTCGCGCTTCACCCACACCTTCTACCTGGAGGTGCTGGGCCTGGTCTACGAGATCCTCAACAAGAGCCGCCGCGAAGGCATGATGGCCATCGAGGCCGACATCGAAGACGCTGCGGCCAGCCCGATTTTCGCCAAGTACCCGGCCGTGCTCAAAGATGAGCGCATGACCGCCTATATCTGTGACTACCTGCGCATCATGTCCTCCGGCAACATGGCCCCCCACGAGCTGGAAGGCCTGTTCGACATGGAGTTGTTCAGCCTCAAAGAAGAGCTGGAGCACCCGTCCCACGCCGTGACCGGCATCGCTGACGGTATGCCGGGTTTCGGTATCGTCGCGGCGGTACTGGGTATCGTGGTGACCATGGCGTCCCTGGGTGAGGGCGACCAGGCCGCGATCGGTATGCACGTTGGCGCGGCACTGGTGGGTACTTTCTTCGGTATTCTCGCGGCCTATGGTTTCTTTGGCCCGCTGGCCACCTCCCTGGCCCATGACGCCAAGGAAGAAATCAACCTGTACGAGTCGATCAAGGCCAGTCTGGTAGCCTCCGCTTCCGGCATGCCGCCGTCGCTGGCGGTGGAATTCGGTCGCAAAGTGCTGTACCCCAAGCACCGCCCTAGCTTCGCCGAGCTGGAACAAGCGGTCCGTGGTCGCTAAGCCATGGAAAACAACCAGCCGATAATCATCAAGCGCGTCAAGCGCTTCGCTGCGGGGCACCATGGTGGCGCCTGGAAAATCGCCTTCGCTGACTTTGCGACGGCGATGATGGCGTTCTTCCTGGTGCTGTGGCTGATGTCCACCGCCACGCCCGAACAGAAGATCGCCATCGCCGGCTACTTCAAAGACCCGATTGGCTTTTCGGAGAGCGGTACGCCTTTTGTGATCGACCTGGGTGGCTCGCCGCAATTGGCGCCTGAGCGCACCATCAACCCGGAAGTCAAAACCGAGGCGCCCCAGGAGAAAATCCCGATCGAGCGCGATACCGTCGAGGCTATGGCCGACCAGGTCGAGCAGGAGCGCCTGGAACTGTTGCTGCAGGAGTTGCAGACCAAGGTCGAGGAAAACCCGCAGCTGTTGAAGTTCAAGGACCAGATTTCGTTCGAGATTACCCCGGACGGCTTGCGCATCCAGATCACTGACGCGGCCAACCGGCCGATGTTCGACTCCGGCAGTGCGCGCCTCAAGCCCTACTTCGAAGACATCCTGCTGGCCATGGCCGACACCATCAAGGCGGTGCCGAACAAGATCAGCATCAGCGGCCACACCGATGCCAAGCCGTATGCGGGGCAGGGCGACTTCGGCAACTGGGAGCTCTCGGCCAACCGTGCCAACGCGGCACGTCGTGCGCTGGTGGCCGGCAGCTACCCGGACCCGCAAGTGGCGCGCGTGGTGGGGTTTGCGTCGTCGCAGCTGTTTGACCACAAGGATCCGTTCAACCCGATCAACCGCCGCATCGATATCGTGGTGCTGACCAAAAAGGCCCAGCGTGCGATCGAAGGTGACCAGCCGCCTGCGCCGCAGCCCACTCCGGGGGCAGGCGCGCCGGGTGAAGTACCGGCCGATCCGAACGCTATCCCGCCAGGACAGGAACCGTTGCCGGCGCATGAACTGCGCCAGAAGCTGAACCTGTTTGATGACGGTGGGGTGAAGGATCCTACGGTGCCTGGTACAGGTTCGTAGGCACCCAGGGACTTCGTGGTGAGTGGGTTTGCCCACTCACCACACTATTGTCTACGCGACTCAATAACTGCTTTCGGGCAAGCTCGCGATAATCGACCGATAGCTGTTCATCCGCTGCTGCTGCACGCGGCCGTCTTCCAGCGCCTTGAGTAATGCACAGCCCGGCTCGCGGTCGTGTTTGCAGTCGCGGAAGCGGCAGGTGCCGATCAGGTCGTTGAATTCGATAAAGCCCGCTTCCACATCGCTGCGGCTGACGTGACCGAGGCCGAATTCGCGAATGCCTGGGGAGTCGATCAACTCACCGCCACCTGGGAAGTGGAACAGTCGCGCGGTGGTGGTGGTGTGGGTACCCTGGCCGGACAGCTCCGACAGCGGGCCCACGCGAGTGTCGACTTCCGGCAACAGGCTGTTGACCAGCGACGATTTACCCACGCCCGACTGGCCGACGAACACACTGATGCGCCCGTCCAACTGCTGTTGCAGCTGTTCCATGCCATTGCCGTGATGTGCCGACACTTCCAGCACCGGGTAACCAAGGGTGCGATACACCGCCAGCAAGGCATTGAGCGCCGGGGCGTTCTGTTCGTCGATCAGGTCGAATTTGTTCAACAGCAGCAACGGACGGATGCCGGCATGCTCGGCCGCCACCAGGTAGCGGTCGATCAGGTTGGCATGTGGCTCAGGCAATGGCGCGAAGACGATGACGATCATGTCGACGTTGGCTGCCACCGGCTTGAGCTGGCCGCGGCTGTCGGGGCGGCGCAGTTCGGTGGTGCGCGGCAGTTGGGCGACGATGACGCCGATGCCCTGGTTGCCGGCACGCCATACCACTTTGTCGCCGGTGACCAGCGCAGGCAGGTTGGCGCGCAAGTGGCAACGGGACACCGAACCTGCGAGGTCGCCTTCCAGTGCCTCGACTTCGACCTGCACGCCAAAGTGCGCGATCACCAGGCCCGTTTGTTCGGGCCCCAGGTCGCCGCCCTCAAGTGCTTCCACTGCGGAGGATTCACGTTTGGCGGCGCGCGCGGCGCGTTCACCTTGAATCTTTTCGATGCGCCAGTTTTGGCGACGGTTGAGCTGGCGTTTGGCCATTGGTGTTCCGTGTCGATAATGCAAAGGTTAGGTAAAACGGTCGCGAGTCTAGCACGGCCCTGCCTGCTAAACTGCGCAGCTAAGCCAAGGTGCCAAGAGAATCAAGCCATGCAAAACCCACAGAACCTGATTTGGATCGATCTGGAAATGACCGGTCTGAACCCCGACACCGACGTCATCATCGAGATGGCGACCATTGTCACCGACAGCAACCTCAACACCTTGGCCGAAGGTCCGGTGATCGCCATCCACCACAGCGACGCCGTGCTCGCCACCATGGACGAGTGGAACACCCGCACCCACGGCAACTCCGGCCTGACCCAGCGTGTACGCGACAGTCGCATCAGCATGGCCGAGGCCGAAGCGCAAACCATCGCCTTCCTGGAAAAATGGGTGCCCAAGGGCAAGTCGCCGATCTGCGGCAACAGCATCTGCCAGGACCGTCGTTTCCTTTATACGCACATGAAGGCGCTGGAGAGCTATTTCCACTACCGCAACCTGGATGTGTCCACGCTCAAGGAGTTGGCCGCACGCTGGGCGCCGGAAGTGAAAGACAGCTTCCACAAAGGCAGCACGCACCTGGCGCTGGATGATATTCGCGAGTCGATCGCCGAGTTGCAGCATTACCGCAAGCATTTCATCAAGGCCTGAAGGTGTAGCGCCTGGTCCGGCGCTTTCGCGAGCAAGCCCGCTCCCACTTGCGTCATGACAGCGCGGTCAAGTGTGGGCGCCGGCGGGCTCGCGAAGGGGGCGACTTGGTCTTTCGCCAAGCGCCCCCTTTTGGTGCCATCAGCAAATGATTAGACTGCCGGCCTCTTTGCAAGGATCGCCATCATGTTGCTGATGCTCTACCTCATCGCCATCACTGCCGAAGCCATGACCGGCGCGCTGTCCGCCGGCCGGCGTGGCATGGATTGGTTTGGCGTAGTGCTGATCGCCTGTGTGACAGCGTTGGGCGGTGGTTCGGTGCGCGACGTCCTGCTGGGGCATTACCCGCTGACTTGGGTCAAGCACCCGGAATACCTGGTGCTGACCTCCGTCGCGGCGCTGGTGACGATCTTCATCGCCCCGTTGATGCGACACCTGCGCTCGCTGTTCCTGGCGCTGGACGCCGTGGGCCTGGTGGCGTTCACCCTGATCGGCTGCATGACCGCCCTTGAGATGGGCCACGGTATGCTGGTGGCCTCGGTCAGTGGCGTGATCACGGGGGTCTTCGGCGGGATCCTGCGAGACATTTTCTGCAACGACATCCCACTGATCTTCCGCCGTGAGCTGTACGCCAGCGTGTCGTTCCTCGCTGCCTGGTTCTACATGCTGTGCCTTTATCTGGAGCTGCCCAGCGAACAGGCGATCCTGCTGACCCTGTTCAGCGGCTTCCTACTGCGCCTGTTGGCGATCCGTTTTCACTGGGAAATGCCCAAGTTCGTCTACAACGACGACGTGCACTAGCGTGTAGCGTGCTGGTTGAGTGCCCATTCCACATGCTCGCGCACCAGCTCGGACGGGTAATCCCGGCGTGCCTTCAAGGCTTCCAGCACGGGAATGCTTGACGGCGCGTTGCCCAGGCCTACCGCGAGGTTGCGCAGCCAGCGCTCATAGCCGGCGCGGCGCAGGGGCGAGCCTTCGGTGCTGCTGAGGAATGTCTCCTCGTCCCACATAAACAGCTCGGCGAGTTCGGCGTTATCCAGGTTGTGGCGTGGCTTGAAATCACTTTCGGCGGTGGCGCGCGCGAAACGATTCCACGGGCAAACGATCTGACAGTCATCGCAGCCGAACACGCGGTTGCCGATCAATGGGCGCAGGTCTTCGGGGATGGCGGTCTTGAGCTCGATGGTCAGGTAGGAAATGCAGCGCCGGGCGTCCAGTACGTAAGGGCCGACGAAGGCATTGGTGGGGCAGATGTCCAGGCACGCAGTGCAGCGTCCGCAATGTTCGGTGCTGTGCGGCGCGTCGATCGGCAGCGGTAAGTCGACAAACAGTTCGCTCAGGAAGAAGTAACTGCCGGCCTTGCGATTGAGTACCAAGGTGTTTTTACCGATCCAGCCCAGCCCGGCTTTTTCGGCGATGGCTTTTTCCAGCACTGGCGCGCTGTCGACGAAGGCACGGAAACCGAATGGGCCGATCTGCGCTTGAATGCGGTCAGCCAATTGCTGCACGCGCTTGCGGATCAGCTTGTGGTAGTCGCGGCCCAAGGCGTAGCGCGAGATATAGGCTTTTTCCGGCTTGGCCAGCAGTTGCGCCATTTGCGTGTCGCCGGGCAGGTAATCCATGCGCAGCGAGACCACGCGCAATGTGCCTGGCACCAGCTCATCGGGATGGGAGCGTTTGCTGCCATGGGCGCCCATGTATTCCATCTCGCCGTGGTAGCCCGCGTCGAGCCAGCGTTGCAGGTGCTGTTCATGCTCGGCCAGGTCCAGGCCGCTGATGCCGACTTGTTGAAAGCCCAGTTCGCGGCCCCAGTCTTTGATCGATTGGGCGAGGGCTGGCAGATCGGTGGTGATGGCAGGCATGAGACAAGGGAAACCGCAGGTTAGA
Proteins encoded in this region:
- the motA gene encoding flagellar motor stator protein MotA, whose product is MAKIIGIIVVFASVLGGYVLSHGKIAALIQPFEVMIIGGAALGAFLQANPGYMTMHVIKKSLSMFGSRFTHTFYLEVLGLVYEILNKSRREGMMAIEADIEDAAASPIFAKYPAVLKDERMTAYICDYLRIMSSGNMAPHELEGLFDMELFSLKEELEHPSHAVTGIADGMPGFGIVAAVLGIVVTMASLGEGDQAAIGMHVGAALVGTFFGILAAYGFFGPLATSLAHDAKEEINLYESIKASLVASASGMPPSLAVEFGRKVLYPKHRPSFAELEQAVRGR
- the orn gene encoding oligoribonuclease, which codes for MQNPQNLIWIDLEMTGLNPDTDVIIEMATIVTDSNLNTLAEGPVIAIHHSDAVLATMDEWNTRTHGNSGLTQRVRDSRISMAEAEAQTIAFLEKWVPKGKSPICGNSICQDRRFLYTHMKALESYFHYRNLDVSTLKELAARWAPEVKDSFHKGSTHLALDDIRESIAELQHYRKHFIKA
- a CDS encoding trimeric intracellular cation channel family protein; this translates as MMLLMLYLIAITAEAMTGALSAGRRGMDWFGVVLIACVTALGGGSVRDVLLGHYPLTWVKHPEYLVLTSVAALVTIFIAPLMRHLRSLFLALDAVGLVAFTLIGCMTALEMGHGMLVASVSGVITGVFGGILRDIFCNDIPLIFRRELYASVSFLAAWFYMLCLYLELPSEQAILLTLFSGFLLRLLAIRFHWEMPKFVYNDDVH
- the rsgA gene encoding small ribosomal subunit biogenesis GTPase RsgA; protein product: MAKRQLNRRQNWRIEKIQGERAARAAKRESSAVEALEGGDLGPEQTGLVIAHFGVQVEVEALEGDLAGSVSRCHLRANLPALVTGDKVVWRAGNQGIGVIVAQLPRTTELRRPDSRGQLKPVAANVDMIVIVFAPLPEPHANLIDRYLVAAEHAGIRPLLLLNKFDLIDEQNAPALNALLAVYRTLGYPVLEVSAHHGNGMEQLQQQLDGRISVFVGQSGVGKSSLVNSLLPEVDTRVGPLSELSGQGTHTTTTARLFHFPGGGELIDSPGIREFGLGHVSRSDVEAGFIEFNDLIGTCRFRDCKHDREPGCALLKALEDGRVQQQRMNSYRSIIASLPESSY
- the motB gene encoding flagellar motor protein MotB, with product MENNQPIIIKRVKRFAAGHHGGAWKIAFADFATAMMAFFLVLWLMSTATPEQKIAIAGYFKDPIGFSESGTPFVIDLGGSPQLAPERTINPEVKTEAPQEKIPIERDTVEAMADQVEQERLELLLQELQTKVEENPQLLKFKDQISFEITPDGLRIQITDAANRPMFDSGSARLKPYFEDILLAMADTIKAVPNKISISGHTDAKPYAGQGDFGNWELSANRANAARRALVAGSYPDPQVARVVGFASSQLFDHKDPFNPINRRIDIVVLTKKAQRAIEGDQPPAPQPTPGAGAPGEVPADPNAIPPGQEPLPAHELRQKLNLFDDGGVKDPTVPGTGS
- the queG gene encoding tRNA epoxyqueuosine(34) reductase QueG — translated: MPAITTDLPALAQSIKDWGRELGFQQVGISGLDLAEHEQHLQRWLDAGYHGEMEYMGAHGSKRSHPDELVPGTLRVVSLRMDYLPGDTQMAQLLAKPEKAYISRYALGRDYHKLIRKRVQQLADRIQAQIGPFGFRAFVDSAPVLEKAIAEKAGLGWIGKNTLVLNRKAGSYFFLSELFVDLPLPIDAPHSTEHCGRCTACLDICPTNAFVGPYVLDARRCISYLTIELKTAIPEDLRPLIGNRVFGCDDCQIVCPWNRFARATAESDFKPRHNLDNAELAELFMWDEETFLSSTEGSPLRRAGYERWLRNLAVGLGNAPSSIPVLEALKARRDYPSELVREHVEWALNQHATR
- a CDS encoding HDOD domain-containing protein codes for the protein MANETTVPTAKPNSLAAWIKRLDDVLLPVPQASHDRVCKGIRDNRSSLRDIAELMQNSPALVLSVMREANSHTHGSLAEPAENLEVALNRLGLKRAEELLARLPSVPANEIPVALRQLLLVSQHASQQANGLFGSRLARLWQDIHWGSLLFLSPLWPMAVAYPKLLEEWELRVIHKGQSAREVEQELFGIRLLDLCVGLTEAWHLPIWVSQGYKLLLSEQRLLVKALHIGREDDPLRHQQLLDAEPNLRRWLNQPANTVLLANGLAMSAQESWTCPHTERWQRLTALYLQQPLGEVQQQAHQQAVTSARTTLMPDLWHPALSLIWPWHVQKIHRGLLPAPPPTAEALAVWRKRCTELLVEPSRFANAMHLTTCAKEALVASGMQRVMLLMADRALSTLRVHQVDGLPKDAANLSLDVVNSTLLQRLLEKSAQVRLTPDNHAQFSALLPPVLRRLFTGEHLLLRSLSCNGKVVMLMVADQGGGPFSETTVQAFGKTAQCIEKALHSFTNRSA